A stretch of Polypterus senegalus isolate Bchr_013 chromosome 3, ASM1683550v1, whole genome shotgun sequence DNA encodes these proteins:
- the igsf8 gene encoding immunoglobulin superfamily member 8, giving the protein MAARLAAAAVGCVLWVVVTCREVSLPPGPLYRVAGFPLSLPCSVSGYDGSPIQDFEWFLYRNGAGGNPIGAISTRDRNFPYAPFKSRVRAGEVRIERDRGDMVRLVIQRLRAEDQGVWECYTPSTDARYLGNYSSTVTVNVMPDTLQVSYVASSQMSSRSLAGQSLPEGAELELTCAASVQSEQHTHLSVTFSARGGVDAAAVDAGRGHNLREIISIAQDQSVVPGRSKLYAERYANRGIILDKRKAGGERDLYVLRIAQVVPQDGGAYFCNVAQWIRDPQGEWEKIAQRTLELGNITITPLADTLTVTVTPEGEVSLPIGSPLSLSCAISGISPSSRPYMLIQWLRGGPGGGAELSLAQMAPDGVVSWREDIVRKGEVSFEKEAEGRYTLRFFSSHPADAGLYQCAVSIYTGLPSVTQIPAANQRSNGVNIKLKMKAVTVRAVAGLSEGPTLRRGHTISLLCNVSVETVGLTQIEMRWLAFHNREDLSSETVLVELRHDGTTSFHSNRSDISLDQPTLGTYRLRIHNARMEEQGLYQCQVTVWGQDQHGAWYNTGASSHSSLVQVYMYSQALDLLFIPILVGVSSALFVGVTVVAAVTCCFMSRLARKSARK; this is encoded by the exons TGGTCGTCACATGTCGAGAGGTCTCTCTGCCCCCTGGACCCCTTTACCGGGTAGCAGGCTTTCCCCTCTCTCTTCCCTGCTCCGTTTCTGGCTATGATGGTTCACCGATCCAGGACTTCGAATGGTTCCTCTACAGGAACGGGGCAGGTGGGAACCCCATTGGAGCAATTTCGACCCGGGACCGGAACTTTCCCTACGCCCCGTTCAAGTCGAGAGTCCGGGCAGGCGAGGTGCGCATCGAGAGAGACAGAGGAGACATGGTGCGCCTGGTGATACAGAGACTGCGCGCAGAGGATCAGGGCGTTTGGGAGTGCTACACCCCGAGCACAGATGCGCGCTatctgggcaactacagcagcaCAGTCACCGTCAACG tCATGCCTGATACTCTGCAGGTCAGCTATGTTGCCTCATCTCAGATGTCCTCTCGCTCCCTTGCCGGTCAGTCTCTTCCAGAAGGCGCCGAGTTAGAACTGACCTGTGCGGCCTCGGTTCAGTCTGAGCAGCACACCCACCTCTCGGTCACGTTCAGCGCACGAGGAGGAGTGGATGCTGCTGCGGTGGATGCAGGGAGAGGTCACAACCTGCGAGAGATCATCTCCATTGCACAGGATCAGAGCGTGGTGCCTGGCCGGAGTAAGCTTTATGCCGAGCGCTACGCCAATCGAGGGATCATTCTGGATAAAAGGAAGGCCGGGGGCGAGAGGGATCTGTATGTCCTCAGGATTGCCCAAGTCGTTCCCCAAGATGGTGGGGCTTACTTTTGTAACGTGGCACAGTGGATCCGGGACCCGCAAGGAGAATGGGAGAAGATTGCACAGCGGACGTTGGAGTTGGGGAATATCACAATTACTCCTTTAG CGGACACCCTGACTGTCACAGTGACCCCAGAAGGAGAAGTGTCTCTGCCCATCGGTTCTCCTCTCAGCCTTTCTTGTGCTATCAGTGGAATTAGCCCAAGTTCTCGCCCTTACATGCTTATCCAGTGGCTACGTGGAGGCCCAGGTGGTGGAGCTGAACTTTCATTGGCTCAGATGGCCCCAGATGGAGTTGTAAGCTGGCGTGAAGATATTGTAAGGAAAGGGGAGGTCTCCTTCGAAAAGGAAGCCGAAGGCCGCTACACCCTAAGGTTCTTCTCCTCGCACCCAGCCGACGCAGGCCTCTATCAGTGTGCGGTTAGCATCTACACTGGACTACCATCAGTCACGCAAATCCCAGCTGCGAACCAAAGGTCAAATGGGGTCAACATTAAGCTTAAGATGAAAG CTGTGACCGTCCGAGCAGTGGCAGGACTTTCTGAAGGCCCTACCCTCCGAAGAGGTCATACCATCTCTCTGCTTTGCAATGTTTCTGTAGAAACTGTTGGCCTCACCCAGATAGAGATGAGGTGGCTGGCGTTTCACAACAGGGAGGACTTAAGCAGTGAGACGGTGCTGGTGGAGCTGCGGCATGATGGTACCACCAGCTTCCACTCGAACAGGAGTGACATTAGCCTGGACCAACCAACCCTTGGCACTTACCGCCTGCGGATCCACAATGCGAGGATGGAGGAGCAGGGCCTGTACCAGTGCCAGGTGACTGTATGGGGCCAAGATCAGCATGGAGCTTGGTACAACACTGGAGCCAGCAGCCATTCCAGCTTAGTTCAGGTGTACATGTACTCACAAG ctttggaCCTTCTTTTCATCCCCATTTTGGTGGGAGTG